A segment of the Camelus bactrianus isolate YW-2024 breed Bactrian camel chromosome 22, ASM4877302v1, whole genome shotgun sequence genome:
GGCTGCCGCCCTCTCCAGATAGCTCTCAGGACAGCCCTCCTGAGCAGAGTTGCTTCAGGTCCCGGCTGCCCCACACAACAGTCCCGTGTCTCCTTCCCTTGCAGCGGTCGCCGGTGCAGGCCAATAGCTCCTCCAGCAAGACGGCTGGGGCTCCCACGGGCACGGTGTCGCAGCAGCTGCAAGTCCACAGTGTCCCGCAGAGTGTCCCCGTCACCCAAGAGGTGCCAGGCCAAGGCGGGCAGTGGCAGGGGCGAGGGGTCCTGGCCAGGCGGCCTCTGCGTCCTCTTTCAGCTGTCCGTGGGATTTGCTGTAGGGAAGGCCAGTGACAGACAAGCAGATGGGGGTCCAGCCCCACCCTGCCACCTGGGCCTTTGGCAAGCACCTCTGCTTCTCTCCAGACTGTGCATTCTCATCTAAATAATGGCTTCtgccctgggggcctgggagcAGTGTGGttggggctgctgtgaggatgagATGCCGTCCTGGTGGAAAGCACCTCGCATTGAATGGGCCCTGGAAATGGCTTCAGAAAACAACCTGGACCTCTTTGAGCCCATTTGCCTGGAGAAAACCCCAAGGCCAAGTCTTGGCTCACCCCTAAAGGGCTCAGGGAGAGGCCTCAGCCTCCAAATCCATGCCCAATCTTCTGCAGAAGGCCTCATTCGAGCTGCCAGCCATGGCGGCCAGAGCAGGTTAAGAAGCAAGGGTTGTCTGTCATCTGGTTGCTACCACTCAAGTTGAGGGGTTCCCAGCCCCTTGGAAAACCAGATGAAAGCCACAGACCTTTTCCCTGGAGGAAAGCAGAAACCCCACCCTGGGATTCATAGGTACTCTGCTGcctggcctcccagcctccctcaacCTCTAGACCTAGGTTCAAGACCTGGCTCCATCACTCAGCATttaccctccccccagcctctgTCCCTCACTCTGTGCCTGAGGACGCAGAGTGAGCACAGAAGTGAGGACAGTCAGCATCATGGAGGTGGGGGTGTGAGATAACCCACATAGGGAGCTGGGGTGGAGAGCAGGGACTCACTCTTTTCTTACTGGGCTGCTGTGAGGCTTACGAGTTCATGTGGGCAGGGGGTGGTGCTTGGGGACAAGTGGGCAGCCATCCTCACCATGGTTACCATATTCTGACTCACCTTTCCTTCCCCAGAGGTCTGTGGTCCAGGCCACTCCACAGGTGCCCAAAGCTGGCCCCGTGCAGCAGCTCACAGTGCAAGGGCTCCAGCCAGTCCATGTGGCTCAAGAGGTGTGTGTCTCCCCCACCTACTTCTGGGCAAACtagggctgggccctgggctgggctggggaggggagaggtgcaGTCCCTTCAGGCCGCAGGGAGGGTGTGGAGCTACCCTGAGGGGATCTATCTGGGTGTGGGGGAGGCAGCTGGAGCCTTCAGAACCCCAGCCTCACCCTGGGCTCCGTGGGCTGCAGACGCGGTCCTGTTGCCTTCCTCTTTCCCCGCACCTGGCAGTTCAGGGCCCAGGATTTGCTAAGAGATACCTGGATTCTCCCCTCCCTGACTCGGGGTGGGCATCTTCTGGTCGGGTTGCTGCCTGAGCTCAGCAGCCTGGTGGGCGGTGGAGGCCTGGAGCCCCGCCCGCGGCCGCCCCCGGTGACCCCACAGTGTCTCTGTTTGTCCTCCAGAGCTCAGGCAGTCAGTTTCCCGCTAGGAAGGCAGAGCAGCAAGAGCCCCAGCCCACGCCGCCACCGGAGCCGCCGCCCCGGCCGCCCAcgcccgggcccgggccgggcgtGCTGGCCCAGGAGCCACCGCCGCTCCCGCCCGCGTGCAGCGGCGAGGCCCCGCAGCTAGGCAGCCCCGAGCCGCCGCCGCCCCATTACGAGCCGGGCGCCGAGCAATGGGTGGAGCTGGTGGGTGTGCTGCCCCCGCACCTGCTCCTGCCGCAGCAGAAAGTGGTCCTCGAGCCACTGCCCGGGCTCCCGGCCCAAGCCAGCCCCGACCAGAGGGTCAGGATCCAGAGAGTCCCCCAGGTGCTAGTGTTCGGCACGGCCGCCACGGCCCTCAAAGTAGGTGGCGGACGCACGGGCAGGGTGCaaggggcgggcggggcgggatGCGCTGGCCCCGGCCCGTGCCCGGCCCCCGCAAGCCTTGTAGACCCCCACCTCCACCGGGCCAGTCTGGTGACCCGCCTCTGATTCCCCTAAAGCGGGCTCCATGTCCCAGGCTCCGCCCCTACagactggggtgggggatggggtgggggaattCAGGCCCCGCCCCTAAGGCTTTGTCTGTAGTTCCAGGTTCTGGCCCACAAATGGGGCCCCACCCCTGGCCCCGACTCCACCCCTAGCATCCTGtgaaccccccacccccccaaccctgTTCATAGGGGTATGTCCTTGATGCAGGCTCCAACTCTGAGGCCTTGTCTGTAGTTCCAGGCATCGACTTTAGTGACAGCCTTGTCCCAGAACTTGGCTCTGCCCCTGGAGTTCAACTTTCACACCCACAGTAGGAGTCTGGGGTCCCCTCTGGCCACCTTACCTCAGGCCCCACCCTTGCTGTCCCCAGCCCAAGCAGAGAGTCTTGGCTTCTCCTGACACAGTTGTGCCTAATTCCCAGCCTGTGGGCCTCTGACCCCTGGCCTAGTCCAGGGTGTTCAGAGAGCCCAGAAGTGCAGCCTTCCAGCTAGGTGTCCCAGCGAACTTAGGCAGCTGCCAGACCTTTAGAAGCAGAGGCAAGGAGTTGGCCCACCCCTGACCCTGTATACCCTTCCTCCCACACCAGGTGCAGCAGCTCCAGCAGGTGCCAGTCCCACATGTGTACTCCAGCCAAGTGCAGTATGTGGAGGGCGGCGATGCCAGTTACACGGCCAGCGCCATGTGAGTGGGGGggagtgctgggggaggggacaggaggaggggCATGGGTCTCCCCAGGACCCCCCAGGACTTGAGGCCTCAGCCCTCAGTGGAGCAGCCAGCCTTCAAGGCCTCAGGTGACAAATCAGATGGTGGGTACTCCCGAACGGCAGCCTGCCACCACCAGGAAGAGGCAAAACAGAGGGACCCTGGCAGGCTGGGAAAAGCATCTCAGCATAGCTtagggctttggagtcaggtggGGCTGGTTCtttgcaaaaaaacccaaaaaacaaaagtgaaaaattaaaaaaaaaaatttacaagataAAAATTTCTAAGTAATAGGGAGTGCTAAACAGTGAAAAAAGAACTCTCTTTCACTCCTGACCCGCAACCCTGCCCCGGAGGGGATGCTGTgatctgtttctttgtttcctcccAGAGATACTCTGAGAATTGAAGTTACCCACATTCTTTGTTCAGAAATAGAGGCAGTGTGTTCTGTCCCTAATTTCTTCCCTAGCCACGTATCTCAAAGCTCTTCCACTATTAATTAGACCATGTGGGTACCAGTCATCTCTTAACCGCTGTATGATACTCCTCTGTACAGCCACAGCCTGAATGACGTAGCCAGTCCCCACCCAGGCAACCCATAGGTGACTTCCACTCCCTGGTGCTGCACACATCTCAGCATTAGCATGGGCCACATCAGCAGATGTCTGCCCCAGGCCTGCCCTCACCCCGGCTCTGGCTTCTTACCGGGGACCCTCCATACACCACCTTCCATCTCCCAGTTTCTGTGGTAATAATTCCAGGACTCAGAGTTACTGTAGTTGTTGTGTCTGTGTTTTGGAAGTTTCATTTGGCTTTCTTTGCATTTGCctgatctttttttcttacatCCCTGTCGCCTGTCCCTCTGGGCATGCCACTGGGGGTGGATTAGTTCATGGAATGACTCAGACCCTGGGTCATTGATGCTGTGGCTGACCCCAGGGGAGTGGCCCCAGCACCTGAGTCGTGGCATCCAGTTTCCTTGTAGTTCTGTCGGTTTATTTCTGGTGCTGCCAGTCTTATCTGTGCCGTTGACCAGAGCTGGCAGGGACCACAGAGGGCATTCCAGAGAAGAGCCTGGCTCTCGAGGCCCGTAGGGGCTCCTTCTGCCTCCCCTGGTCTGTTTTTGCTTCTGACTGAATTCTTTCCTCTGTTGATTATAGTGCGTGATCACACATAGTCCACCGATGCCATCGGCTTCTTCTGCTGTGAAGTTCTTGTATCTCTTGTCTCTCCCTCACAGTGGGTCATTACCATGTTCCCAGCTCTTCGCTGGCCCTGTTCCTCGCCCTGACCAAAGTCATAGTCTCTGGGCCTCCATCCCTGGGCCTGTCCAGGTTGTGTCCAGAGACACACACATTCGTTTATTGTTTCAGCAAATAGCTCTTGAAGCAATGTTTTCTGGGAGCACGTGTTGCGTGTGGGGTGCTGGGCACACTGTGGtccctgctgggggaggagggccgGCAGGCGCACAGCACTGGCTCAGGTCACGCACTCGGTGTCACTTGAGTAGTAGATGTGGATGCATCTGAACCAGGAAATAGTGAGCAAGAGCTGTATCCTGGGGTTTGATGGGCGATGCTCACCTTGAGTGACCACACAGCCCCACCCCAATCTCTCTCCTTGCTGCCCCCAGAGGCCCGCAAGACTCCCTCCCCTTCATCCTTTGGCACCTTCTGAGCCAGACCATTCCTGACTGgcctccctctcttcctgaatttaaaaaattgaatgtatgttttaaaatcacTAATAAATATATTAGGAGGGACTGAAAAATCAAAACTGTGTCCAACCATGTCTAGTGAGGTGCCTGCCCCATGTCCATGGGCCCTCCACCCCCTCAGAGATGGCAGATGTAGCTATGAAATGCCACATCATCTCCTTCCTTCCCAAGGCACCATCCACACCCTTCCCTACCTCTTTTGTTCACTTAATGGGATGTTCTGGGGCTTGTTCTTTGGCAGGACCTCAaaacctccctcctcctccctcacccctgtGTAGGATTCCATCACCTTTTACCTTAACAACCCACTAAAGATGGAGCCCCAGTCATTTTTACTCTCTTGCAGTGACTTGCAGCCTTGAGCCCACCTCACCTGATGCAGGTTCTGGGGTAGCTGGAGAACTCTCTAGGGCGGGATATATCACTGGGTCAAAGGGAAACCCATCTATACTCCGACAGTCATCACCAACCAGCCCCTCCAGGTGGCTACTGGACTGAGAAGCAGAGCCCCCCACACCCCCTTCCTGACTCGTGTACCTTGGTGCACGCCACCTTCCGCAGTGCTGTTGACTTACCTTTGCACTTGGCTTCTTCTCTGGTTCCCTCGCTTAGGACGTTAACTCCCCTAGGGCAGGGCCTTTTCTGCTTTGTCCACTATTGGATTTCCCATACCTAGAGCAGTGCCCAGCATACAGCAGGCTCTCAGTAGTTCTTTTTATGATTGAGTGAAGTGCGTGGCCTGTTGCAAGTTACCTAGCCCTTCTAGCTCCACTTGCTCATGTCTGAAGTGGGGACTCCCAAGTCAGGGGCtgctctgaggattaaatgaaaaattgctCGTCAAGCACTCGGGGTGATGACTGGTCCAGTATGGAGGGCTCTTGCTTCACCCTCCCCTTCTGAGAGGTCCCCTGCTGCAGAACTCCCCTCAGTCATGCCCCTTGGCCACCCAGCTCTTGTCCCctgactctctccctctcctttcacAGCCGCTCCAGCACCTACCCCTACCCCGAAACGCCGCTGTACACGCAGACCGCCAGCACCAGCTACTACGAGGCCGCGGGCACAGCTGCCCAGGTCAGcactcctgccacctcccaggcGGTGGCCAGCAGTGGCTCTGTGCCCATGTACGTGTCCGGCAGCCAGGTGGTCGCCAGCTCCACCAGCAGTGGGAGTGGGGCCAGCAACAGCAGCGGTGGTGGCGGTGGCAGTGGCGGCGGGGGAGGCGGTGGtgggggcggcggcagcggcagcagcagtgGCAGCGGAGCAGGCACCTACGTGATCCAAGGCGGCTACATGCTGGGCAGTGCCAGCCAGTCCTACTCTCACACCACCCGTGCCTCACCAGCCACTGTAAGTGCCAGCCCAGGCCCCGGAGGAGgcggggcagtgggggtggggggaccctgGCTGGAGGTGGTGGGTGGTGGTTGTGGGCCACCATCAACAGGAGCCGGGGTGGCCTGGTGCCAGGGTGCTCAGGTGAAGGTGGCCTGGAATTAAATCTTCGCTGTGTGGCCTCAGAcaagttactcagcctctctgggcctcagctaaTTGCATGAAGCTCTCAGAGGTGATACCCCAGAAGCATCATCTACTCAGATAGTAGACGGTGATGGCGGATAGACGGCAAGGGGATGGAGAGGCAGACGCCACCTTGGGAGGAGCTGCTCTGAACAAGGTTTCGTGTCCATCTGGCAGGCAGAGAGATAAACTCCCTCTGCCCAGAGGCAGCTCTGTGGAGCAGCCCTAGATCCTAACGCTGACCGGGCCCCTCACCAGCTCTGTTACTGTGGTGGGGTGCTCCTGGAGTGGTCCCTGTCCCTCTTGGAGCTTGGGGTCTGGAGTGATGGCTTCCCCTCATTTTTAACTACTGCCCTCTCCCATGGCAACCCACTGTGGACCCCATAACCAAGACGGAAGCTTTCTAGGAAGGCCAGCCTTCCCTCAAGCCATGTGGCCTGGCTTCTAGTCTGTTTTATTAAATGCTGACATAACTGATCTCATGACCCACTAATGGGTCCTGAAAACATGGCTCACTAGAACAGTGCTGTCTGACAGCACGTTCTccggtgatagaaatgttctctcTGTGCTGCCCAGTGCAGAGGCCTCTGGCTGCATgaggctattgagcacttgaaatgtgagtTTCCAGGCCCCAGGAACTGAGTtgagtggttttttaaaaaactattttgaaagaaTTGTAAAGTCACAGAAGCTGCAGAAATAGTAGAGATCCCTGTGGCCCCTTCCCCCAGGTTCCCCactaattatattttatgtaactgCAGTTCAGTATCTAACCAGAAAACTGACATTGGTACCAGGCTGGTGTCTGCTTCTGTCTTTGTATCACATGGAAAGATGTGGgaaaccaccaccataatcaacATGCAGAACTGTTCCATCACTGCAAAGATCTCCCACCTTTAGAgtcacccctgccctcctccttctgatcatccctaacccctggcaatcaTGAATCGGTTCCCCATTTCTGTAAcactgtcatttcaagaatgttctgTGAGTGGAATCCTACTTCATGTGACCTTTTGACATTGGCTTTTTCCATTCagcataaattaatttaaatagttcTGTGTGGCTGGTGGTGACTGATTTGGACAGTGCAGTCCTAGAGAATTCCATCAGATTTAGTTCCCATGGGTGACTGTGAGACAACGTGCCCTCTCGTGGGGTTGTCAGGATCACAGTCAGAAATATAGAGGGTGCTGAGCAGCGAGCAGTTGAGAAATGGTAGCAGTTAGCACTCTCCTGTCCCCCCTCGGGCCCCAGGTCCAGTGGCTTCTGGACAACTACGAGACGGCTGAGGGCGTGAGCCTGCCGCGGAGCACCCTCTACTGCCACTACCTGCTGCACTGCCAGGAGCAGAAGCTGGAGCCTGTCAACGCCGCGTCCTTCGGCAAGCTCATCCGCTCAGTCTTCATGGGCCTGCGCACCCGACGTCTCGGTACCAGGTGGGGCCACCTGCCCCTgacagcccccagcagccacaaGGCTCACCCTCCCCCCACATTATTGAGGGCTTCAGCTCCCCTTTGTACCCTCACTCACTCCTCTCCAGCCCCATTTGGCCTCTTCACAGCTCCTCTGACACGTGCatgctcccaccccagggcctgtCCACTGGCTGTGCCTTGTGCCTTGTGTGTCTTTCCCCATCTCCTGATCAAACACCTCCTGGCCCACTTAAATAAAACTGCAGCCTTCCACCACCTCTCTGACATCCACTCCCCCTTACTGTTTCTCCTCAGCACTTAGCACCTTCCAACAGGCCTTTTATGTTACTTCTCTTGTTTCTGATCTGTCTTCCAGTGCTGAAATGCACATCCCTTGAGAGTGCGGGGGATGTACACAGTCAGTACTTACTCAGGGTCGTGGGGCAGTGAATTCACTTAGGAAGGAGCAAGGAGCCATCCTGTGATCCTACCCTTCCCCGCTTCTCCTCTGTGACCCCCTCACACCTCTCCAGACTGAGCCCTGCTCGTCACTTGGTTCCAGCTCCCAGCTTAGGCCCTAGACAgcacctcattcattcattcaaacataTGTACATGCATAACCTTGAGCAAAGTACTGCAtctctttgtgtctcagtttcctcatctgtcaatcCAGGATGCCAGGAGCACCCTTCGTAGGGTAGGGATGAGGAACACGTGGATTCGTATGTGCTAAGTGCtcggaacagtgcctggcacattgttaTGAGTAGCAGTCAGCAAATAACTGCTAAGCACTCGCCCCCTGACACTGGCCCTGGCTTCACAGGGCTCGGTCTGCAGGTGGGGGCCTCTCCTGGGACCCACAGTCCCTGCACTTCCCCAGCCCAGCACCCCTAGCTCTGTGGAACATGGGGCTCTGTTTGGCCCCCTagcagaggggaggtgggtgtgATGTGACGCTCTTGGGGGACGACTGGTGGCCTCCCCCAACCCAGCCCTCACCCTCTGCCTCCCTTCTAGGGGCAACTCTAAGTACCACTACTACGGCCTGCGCATCAAGGCCAGCTCTCCCCTGCTGCGGCTGATGGAAGACCAGCAGCACATGGCTATGCGGGGCCAACCCTTCTCACAGAAGCAGAGGTAGGAGGATGGGCCAGGCCCAGTGCTGGTGGGCAGGGAAGGGCATGGCAGCCCGTCCCCGCTCCAGCCGCCTGCCCATCCTTTCCCCAGGCTCAAACCCATTCAGAAAATGGAGGGCATGACCAACGGTGTGGCCGTGGGCCCACAGCAGGCCACTGGGCTGTCGGACATCAGTGCCCAGGTCCAGCAGTACCAGCAGTTTCTGGGTGAGGGCTCCctgggctctggggtggggcctctgGCAGGGTCTTCGGGTCCTGGAGAGTGTGCATGGTTCACTTGCCCTCCCTGGACCTCATCAGCCCCACTGCACATGGGGGAACTTCTGTTTCATAGCAACGTGGTGCCAACTTAGTGGGGTCCCAGGATGAGGCTTGAGGGGGCAGGCAGGTGGGGGATGAGGGGCCTCATGGTGTCTCTTCTGTTCCCAGATGCCTCAAGGAGCCTCCCTGACTTCTCAGAGCTTGACCTCCAGGGCAAAGTGCTGCCCGAGGGCGTCGGGCCTGGAGACATCAAGGCCTTCCAGGTCCTGTACCGGGAACACTGTGAGGTAGGGCTTGTGGGCAGCGGGCAGGGGCAAGGGAGGGCCATGCAGCCGCCCAGCCTCATGAACACCCAGCCTCCCCAACAGGCCATCGTCGATGTCATGGTGAACCTGCAGTTCACCCTGGTGGAGACACTGTGGAAAACCTTCTGGAGGTACAACCTCAGCCAGCCCAGCGAGGCGCCGCCGCTGGCTGTGTGAGTGCCTCTGCGTCGAGGCGGGGAGTGGGAAAGGAAGTTGGTTGGGCACCATGTGAGTCAGCACCCAAGGCTGAGGGGGCCAGAGCTCAGATTTCATGCAGGGGTGGGGGCTCCTGTCAGACCCCTGCAGTTTGTGGGGTGCACATGCCTTCTGAGCCCCGCTCAAGCATGTGCATGTGTACCAGTCTGATGCTCGGTGTATGGGATGACATGACCCCCAAGCCATTTCCTCCCTGTGGTGGGTAGGTGCCTGTGCCCTGGTATGCAGGGTGTAAGGTCCCTCTCTGACCCTAGGGGCATCGTGGCCTGGGTCAGCCTCACCCTGGGGGTCTGCGAGAAGCAGGGAGTACCTGCCTGagccctgggtggggtgggggtgctgagCCCTTCTGACTCTGGATATGCGACCATGGAATGTCCTTGTgaccctggggtggggtgggtgcccACAGGCACGATGAGGCTGAGAAGCGGCTGCCAAAGGCCATCCTGGTGCTCCTCTCCAAATTCGAGCCTGTGCTCCAGTGGACCAAGCACTGTGACAACGTGCTGTACCAGGGCCTGGTGGAGATCCTCATCCCTGATGTGCTACGGCCCATCCCCAGTGAGTGCGCGGCCCCTGgtacccccaccccgccccaccccgcccccgagTCCCGACCAGCCCTCGCTACCACCCACAGGTGCCTTGACCCAAGCGATCCGGAACTTTGCCAAGAGCCTGGAGAGCTGGCTCACCCATGCCATGGTGAACATACCCGAGGAGATGCTGCGGGTGAAGGTGAGTGTGTGAGGGAGGCTGAGGGCCAGCTTGGGCCCACAGCCTGGCTCCTCCTTCCTGGCTAAGGGGCTGTGGGTTGGGGGCCTCGGTCTTCTGTGCCTGACAGAGGCAGTAAGATTTGTCCTCATGTCTGTTCCCTCGGAATGAACTTTGGGCGTTGTCTTTACAAACCAGCTTCCTCGGGTGCACACTTCTGAAACAACCCATTTGTGGTATTTTTGTATGCAACAcagcatcttaaaaaaataaaaactgagtgCAAACTTGAACTAGTTCTCTTCAGATAACTTCAACAGAAAGTGCTTTTGTGTTCAGAATGAGATAAAatctaagacaaaaaaaaaagaaaatctataagGCAACAATAATGGCCCTCTTCATCAAGGCTGCACATTCCCTAACTACCAAGATGTGAGGAATTAGATGGGATGTGCTTGCTCTTGagcaaacaataataataaaaagaaagaaaaggttgttttttttttaagtctttaagatGATAACATGACAGCTAAACAGAACTAAATGTCTGAAGAATGACCCTTGGGTATGCTGGACACAGGGCAGGGCCCCGGGAGAGTAGAAGCTGGATCTAGGGGGGAAGCCCTTCTGATCTGGCAAGATTTAGATATTCATTTATTGTAtatgcatttattgagcacctgctgtgtgcccagcatgGTTCTCAGTGTTGGGACCATAGCAGTGACCAAGATGGCCAAAACTCTGGCCCTCCCGGAGCTGACATTCAAGGGAATAATatccaaacaaaatgaaacaaaaggttATGGAAGCAATGCCCTTTCTGAGCCGTGGCTTCTGgtattttcttgtgttttttcattaaaaataataatgctgttCAGACCCACATTGATTTATTTGGACTCATTCTTTGAGTTGGTGGACACCCAAAGTTTGGAAATCCCGACCCTTTGGTCCCCCCCAGTAAAAGCAAAAGGTACATCCCTCTCTTTTAGGAGGAAGGCTCACAGAGGTTGCAGTGGGTGGGGCCGGGGACGGCGAGGGTGGGTTCCGCAGAAGCCACAAGCCTCGGGCCCCACAGGTGGCAGCGGCCGGCGCCTTCGCGCAGACACTGCGGCGCTACACGTCGCTCAACCACTTGGCGCAGGCGGCGCGCGCTGTGCTGCAGAACACCGCGCAGATCAACCAGATGCTGAGCGATCTCAACCGTGTGGACTTCGCCAACGTGCAGGTGAGCGCGGACGGGGCAGGCGAGCTCGGGTAGGTCCGGTGGGACAGGCCTGGGGCGCCAGCTGAGCCGCGGGCACCTGCCCCGCTGTGTCCCAGGAGCAGGCCTCATGGGTGTGCCGCTGCGAGGACCGCGTGGTGCAGCGGCTAGAGCAGGACTTCAAAGTGACGCTGCAGCAGCAGAATTCACTGGAGCAGTGGGCAGCCTGGCTGGACGGCGTCGTGAGCCAGGTGCTCAAGCCATACCAGGGCAGCGCCGGCTTCCCCAAGGCCGCTAAGCTCTTCCTCCTCAAGTGGTCCTTCTACAGGTGCGCGCTGGCTGGGCGGGATACGGGCGGGAAAGGGGCTGGGCCAGAGGAAGCTCCTCCTACCGCTGCTGGACCCAGAAAAGGCTCTGGGGCCAGGCCAAAATTAGACCAGAGAAGGCCCTGCTTCTTCGGGGAGGGTGGGCCTATATGAGGATACGCCCCCTTGAGGGTGGGACCACAGAAAGCCCTGCCTCCAGAGGCCTCACGGGCCTTTTCTGAAGGCGGGGGTCCTGCTGACGATGGGCGGGGCTAGGGCCCTCCTCCATCTCTCATGGACGCCCTAGGGAAGCCTGTGCGGGGCCACGCTGTGGTAGCTAGGCTTGCTCAAGCCTCGGGTCTTTGCGGCAGGGAATGGGGGCGAAGGGGTGAGTCCGGGTCTGAGGGTCTCCTCTCTGCCACTGCCCCAGCTCCATGGTGATCCGCGACCTGACCCTGCGCAGCGCCGCCAGCTTCGGCTCCTTCCACCTCATCCGCCTGCTCTACGATGAGTACATGTACTACCTGATCGAGCATCGCGTAGCCCAGGCCAAGGGCGAGACCCCCATCGCCGTCATGGGCGAGGTGCGCGCGGCGGGACTCTGAGGGCACGGGCGGGGCGCCCCTCGGCTGGACCCTcaccccttctcctctcccctccttctaGTTCGCCAACCTGGCTACCTCCCTGAACTCCTTGGACCCGGACAAAGGTAAGTGAAGAGTTTCCCTACCCAGGGCCTGAGTAAGGCGGCGGCGTACaggggggctggggtggaggaggtgCCAGCGGAGGCCTGGTGGCGCCGCTGCCCCGCACTGAGCCAGGCCTGGCCCGTGTGCCACAgacgaggaggaggaagaggaggacgaGAGCGAGGATGAGCTGCCGCAGGACATCTCGCTCGCGGCCGGCGGCGAGTCGCCCGCGCTGGGCCCCGAGGCTCTGGAGCCACCGGCCAAGCTGGCGCGGACGGACGCGCGCGGCCTCTTCGTGCAAGCGCTGCCCTCCAGCTAAGACCGcggcctccccccgccccgcccgcccacCCTACCCCGCCGCCCCTCCTCGCCAGGGTCCCTCACAGCTTCTGTGGCTTCGCTGTCACCGCTCCAGTTTCGGCCAGGGCCAGGAGGGGGCCTCCGAGACAGGGAAGGCAAGGGGGTCCCCGCCCCCTATGGGGCCGCACAATCACAGGGCCGGGCGGAGCCGCAGCTGCAAACTCTGACACAAAAGACGTGCCTTAAGGAACCCGCCGCCGTGCCCAGGTGCCCCCTGGGGCAGCCAGCTTGGCCCCTTGGCCCGAAGGCCACAacatctccctcccctcccccaccaccccagggggcaggcaggcaggccccCTCCCTTGCGGAACTGTTAACTTATTCAGCTCGCTGGCTTTGCACAGCCTGTCCTgggcccagccctgagccccgGGTGGGCGCAGGTGGGCATCACCTGGGGACCCGTCACTGTCAGCAGCAGTCCTGGGACCCCTCCCCCAGCAACCCCACCGCTTCCCCCTTCTTGGTATAAGTGCAATTAAAGCCGTGGGTGTCGCATCTTCTCCAGAGCTAGGCCCTCTCTTGCCCCACAGCCCTACAGCGGGGCACTGCCTGGCCTGGATAGGGGAAGGGCAGCAGGGGCACTGCCTCCAGCTTCCAAAGAGCAGCAGGCTGGACCGGGCAACGGAGCCCGGAGGGGCCTGCTGCGGGCAGCGGGCCTGCTCCAAGTGCCCGTGCCTGCCCCAGCCAGGGCCGGGTACTCCGCTTGATCAGATCCAAGACCCTGAGGCCTGGGCCCTCCTCGCCGCTGGTTTGTAATGGA
Coding sequences within it:
- the RFX1 gene encoding MHC class II regulatory factor RFX1 isoform X2; translation: MATQAYVTELQAAPQPSQPPQAPPQAQPQPPPPPSAAPQPPQPPATAATPQPQYVTELQNPQPQTQPPGSQKQYVTELPAAPTPSQPAGAPAPSPASQQYIVVTVSGASPSPEGLLDDASLICSEEEEVDLCRCHQTCCSIDHPPSPCSDFPGFPHNPPPEGAMRASETVSEASPGSTASQTGVPTQVVQQVQGTQQRLLVQTSVQAKPGHVSPLQLTNIPVPQQRSPVQANSSSSKTAGAPTGTVSQQLQVHSVPQSVPVTQERSVVQATPQVPKAGPVQQLTVQGLQPVHVAQESSGSQFPARKAEQQEPQPTPPPEPPPRPPTPGPGPGVLAQEPPPLPPACSGEAPQLGSPEPPPPHYEPGAEQWVELVGVLPPHLLLPQQKVVLEPLPGLPAQASPDQRVRIQRVPQVLVFGTAATALKVQQLQQVPVPHVYSSQVQYVEGGDASYTASAIRSSTYPYPETPLYTQTASTSYYEAAGTAAQVSTPATSQAVASSGSVPMYVSGSQVVASSTSSGSGASNSSGGGGGSGGGGGGGGGGGSGSSSGSGAGTYVIQGGYMLGSASQSYSHTTRASPATVQWLLDNYETAEGVSLPRSTLYCHYLLHCQEQKLEPVNAASFGKLIRSVFMGLRTRRLGTRGNSKYHYYGLRIKASSPLLRLMEDQQHMAMRGQPFSQKQRLKPIQKMEGMTNGVAVGPQQATGLSDISAQVQQYQQFLDASRSLPDFSELDLQGKVLPEGVGPGDIKAFQVLYREHCEAIVDVMVNLQFTLVETLWKTFWRYNLSQPSEAPPLAVHDEAEKRLPKAILVLLSKFEPVLQWTKHCDNVLYQGLVEILIPDVLRPIPSALTQAIRNFAKSLESWLTHAMVNIPEEMLRVKVAAAGAFAQTLRRYTSLNHLAQAARAVLQNTAQINQMLSDLNRVDFANVQEQASWVCRCEDRVVQRLEQDFKVTLQQQNSLEQWAAWLDGVVSQVLKPYQGSAGFPKAAKLFLLKWSFYSSMVIRDLTLRSAASFGSFHLIRLLYDEYMYYLIEHRVAQAKGETPIAVMGEFANLATSLNSLDPDKDEEEEEEDESEDELPQDISLAAGGESPALGPEALEPPAKLARTDARGLFVQALPSS
- the RFX1 gene encoding MHC class II regulatory factor RFX1 isoform X3; this encodes MATQAYVTELQAAPQPSQPPQAPPQAQPQPPPPPSAAPQPPQPPATAATPQPQYVTELQNPQPQTQPPGSQKQYVTELPAAPTPSQPAGAPAPSPASQQYIVVTVSEGAMRASETVSEASPGSTASQTGVPTQVVQQVQGTQQRLLVQTSVQAKPGHVSPLQLTNIPVPQQALPTQRLVVQSTAPGGKGGQVSLTVHGTQQVHSPPERSPVQANSSSSKTAGAPTGTVSQQLQVHSVPQSVPVTQERSVVQATPQVPKAGPVQQLTVQGLQPVHVAQESSGSQFPARKAEQQEPQPTPPPEPPPRPPTPGPGPGVLAQEPPPLPPACSGEAPQLGSPEPPPPHYEPGAEQWVELVGVLPPHLLLPQQKVVLEPLPGLPAQASPDQRVRIQRVPQVLVFGTAATALKVQQLQQVPVPHVYSSQVQYVEGGDASYTASAIRSSTYPYPETPLYTQTASTSYYEAAGTAAQVSTPATSQAVASSGSVPMYVSGSQVVASSTSSGSGASNSSGGGGGSGGGGGGGGGGGSGSSSGSGAGTYVIQGGYMLGSASQSYSHTTRASPATVQWLLDNYETAEGVSLPRSTLYCHYLLHCQEQKLEPVNAASFGKLIRSVFMGLRTRRLGTRGNSKYHYYGLRIKASSPLLRLMEDQQHMAMRGQPFSQKQRLKPIQKMEGMTNGVAVGPQQATGLSDISAQVQQYQQFLDASRSLPDFSELDLQGKVLPEGVGPGDIKAFQVLYREHCEAIVDVMVNLQFTLVETLWKTFWRYNLSQPSEAPPLAVHDEAEKRLPKAILVLLSKFEPVLQWTKHCDNVLYQGLVEILIPDVLRPIPSALTQAIRNFAKSLESWLTHAMVNIPEEMLRVKVAAAGAFAQTLRRYTSLNHLAQAARAVLQNTAQINQMLSDLNRVDFANVQEQASWVCRCEDRVVQRLEQDFKVTLQQQNSLEQWAAWLDGVVSQVLKPYQGSAGFPKAAKLFLLKWSFYSSMVIRDLTLRSAASFGSFHLIRLLYDEYMYYLIEHRVAQAKGETPIAVMGEFANLATSLNSLDPDKDEEEEEEDESEDELPQDISLAAGGESPALGPEALEPPAKLARTDARGLFVQALPSS